In Burkholderia sp. GAS332, one DNA window encodes the following:
- a CDS encoding Predicted flavoprotein CzcO associated with the cation diffusion facilitator CzcD, whose amino-acid sequence MTQFTHPDQHALDTLRLIGPAPENWVPPRDGIDHNVVVVGGGQTGTAFAFALRRAGIGQVSVIDAAADEGQSGVWLNRARMNKLRTPKSLIGPEAGLPGLSFQAWYEARFGAASYAEIDRIPRTRWAEYLAWYRHFLEIPIRYGTRLTRIEPVGEHFRLHLDVRDGATVRSVVETARKIVLGNGVAGNGGPNIPAVLKSLPPTLLAHTSEAIDFAALRGKSVAVIGGAASAFDAAATALEAGAGQVHLFARRERIASVPVTRTRAYPGAYDNYFHLPDAIRWSQARRFRHAGSTPPVDAVERVTRFPNFHLHLGTPWTHASVRDEHVETEVAGESLAFDFVIAGTGYVVDPALRPELAQIAGHIRLWRDQYVPAASDSDDALGAHPYLGAALEYLEKVEGEAPYLKHIHVYNPAAFVSFGLPVGDVPSMKRDIPAVVQRISRDLFLADLDAHEARIHGDIAADFDESIYAQSVWQRDRVDVA is encoded by the coding sequence ATGACGCAATTCACTCATCCCGATCAGCACGCGCTCGACACACTTCGGCTGATTGGTCCCGCACCCGAGAACTGGGTTCCGCCGCGCGATGGCATCGACCATAACGTGGTGGTTGTCGGCGGCGGACAAACCGGCACGGCGTTCGCCTTCGCACTGAGACGCGCCGGCATCGGTCAGGTCAGTGTGATCGACGCCGCAGCCGATGAAGGTCAATCGGGCGTCTGGTTGAATCGCGCCCGCATGAACAAACTGCGCACGCCCAAGTCTTTGATCGGTCCAGAGGCGGGCTTGCCTGGGCTGAGCTTTCAGGCGTGGTATGAAGCGCGGTTCGGCGCTGCGTCGTACGCTGAGATCGACCGGATCCCCCGCACGCGCTGGGCGGAATATCTCGCGTGGTACCGGCATTTCCTCGAAATTCCGATTCGCTACGGCACACGGCTTACGCGGATCGAACCCGTTGGTGAGCATTTTCGTTTGCATCTGGACGTGCGCGACGGCGCCACGGTTCGGAGCGTCGTGGAGACGGCGCGCAAGATCGTCCTCGGCAACGGCGTAGCGGGCAATGGCGGGCCGAACATTCCCGCTGTGCTGAAAAGTCTTCCGCCGACACTGCTTGCCCACACCTCTGAGGCGATCGATTTCGCTGCGCTGCGCGGCAAATCCGTGGCGGTGATCGGTGGCGCGGCATCCGCATTCGATGCCGCAGCAACGGCGCTCGAAGCTGGAGCAGGGCAGGTGCACCTGTTCGCACGACGCGAGCGCATTGCGTCGGTGCCGGTGACCCGCACGCGCGCCTATCCCGGCGCGTACGACAACTATTTCCATTTGCCTGACGCGATTCGCTGGTCGCAGGCGCGGCGCTTCCGCCACGCCGGTTCGACGCCGCCCGTCGACGCCGTGGAGCGCGTCACACGCTTTCCAAACTTTCATCTGCATCTCGGCACGCCGTGGACACATGCAAGCGTCCGGGACGAGCACGTCGAGACCGAGGTGGCGGGTGAGTCGTTGGCGTTCGATTTCGTCATAGCCGGCACGGGCTACGTCGTCGATCCCGCGCTTCGGCCGGAACTGGCGCAGATCGCCGGGCATATTCGCTTGTGGCGCGATCAATATGTGCCCGCCGCGAGCGATAGCGACGACGCACTGGGCGCGCATCCGTATCTCGGGGCCGCGCTGGAGTACCTCGAGAAGGTCGAGGGGGAAGCGCCTTATCTGAAGCATATCCACGTCTACAACCCGGCTGCCTTCGTCAGCTTCGGACTGCCGGTCGGCGACGTGCCGAGCATGAAGCGCGACATTCCCGCGGTGGTGCAGCGAATCAGCCGCGATCTGTTTCTCGCCGATCTGGACGCGCATGAAGCACGCATTCATGGCGACATTGCCGCCGATTTCGACGAATCAATCTACGCACAGAGCGTCTGGCAACGCGACAGGGTCGACGTCGCATGA
- a CDS encoding FAD/FMN-containing dehydrogenase: MNPVAPLLAILQTELGADAILSAEADLEGFIEDWRGRYTAPALCVALPSTAAQVSAVVRLCAAHGVPVLPQGGNTSLCGGAVPASEGVRPVIVNLSRMRRIRSIDAANGSMEVEAGCVLKTVQDAAAAEQRLYPVSLGAEGSCQIGGNLSTNAGGTGVLRYGNTRDNVLGLEVVLADGTIWNGLRALRKDNTGLDLKHLFIGTEGTLGIITAATLKLHPLQTHHALAWFAPVDPAAALRILGMFQSACGSRLSAFEMINRRQLELVIEHVPERRNPLSELHNWHVLVELADTRGGEEMAELLQHTLEQAAVAGLIVDAVFASNDTQRAALWEIRHSVSEANKKGGVGLTTDCAVPVSAVPAFIEQATRAVHALVPGLDVLVVAHLGDGNAHFIPFFTFDAWRELADPAAMATAMRRCVNDVAHELHGTFSAEHGVGQTGLSEMAHYKSAAELALMRAVKQALDPHQLFNPGRLLP, encoded by the coding sequence ATGAACCCTGTCGCGCCCTTGTTAGCCATCCTGCAAACCGAACTTGGAGCGGACGCGATCCTGAGCGCCGAAGCCGACCTCGAGGGTTTCATCGAGGACTGGCGCGGCCGCTACACAGCGCCTGCGCTCTGTGTCGCGCTGCCGTCGACGGCGGCGCAGGTGTCCGCGGTGGTTCGCCTGTGCGCGGCGCACGGCGTGCCGGTCCTGCCGCAAGGCGGCAACACCAGCCTGTGCGGCGGCGCCGTACCCGCCAGCGAAGGGGTTCGGCCGGTCATTGTCAACCTGTCGCGGATGCGGCGGATTCGCTCGATCGACGCGGCCAACGGTTCAATGGAAGTCGAAGCCGGCTGCGTGCTGAAGACCGTGCAGGACGCAGCCGCTGCCGAACAACGGCTCTATCCGGTGAGCCTCGGCGCCGAAGGCTCATGCCAGATCGGCGGCAATCTTTCGACGAATGCGGGCGGCACCGGCGTGCTGCGCTACGGCAATACGCGTGACAACGTCCTCGGCCTCGAAGTGGTGCTTGCCGACGGCACGATCTGGAACGGCCTGCGTGCGCTGCGCAAAGACAACACCGGCCTCGATCTGAAGCATCTGTTCATCGGCACGGAAGGCACGCTCGGCATCATCACGGCGGCCACGTTGAAGCTGCATCCGCTGCAGACACATCACGCACTCGCGTGGTTCGCGCCCGTCGACCCGGCGGCCGCGCTACGTATTCTCGGCATGTTTCAGAGCGCCTGCGGTTCGCGGCTCAGCGCGTTCGAGATGATCAACCGCCGCCAGCTCGAACTCGTGATCGAACATGTGCCCGAGCGCCGCAATCCGCTAAGCGAACTGCACAACTGGCATGTGCTGGTCGAACTCGCCGACACACGCGGCGGCGAAGAAATGGCGGAACTGCTGCAACACACGCTCGAACAGGCAGCCGTTGCCGGCCTCATCGTCGACGCCGTCTTCGCCAGCAACGACACCCAGCGCGCCGCGCTTTGGGAGATTCGCCACAGCGTGTCCGAAGCGAACAAGAAAGGCGGCGTGGGCTTGACGACCGATTGCGCGGTGCCGGTGTCGGCGGTGCCCGCGTTCATCGAGCAGGCCACGCGCGCGGTGCATGCACTTGTTCCCGGCCTCGACGTTCTGGTCGTCGCCCATCTCGGCGACGGCAACGCGCACTTCATCCCCTTCTTCACCTTCGACGCATGGCGCGAACTCGCGGACCCCGCCGCGATGGCCACCGCGATGCGCCGTTGCGTCAACGACGTCGCGCACGAATTGCATGGCACGTTCAGCGCCGAACACGGTGTTGGCCAGACCGGACTCAGCGAAATGGCTCACTACAAATCCGCTGCCGAACTTGCGTTGATGCGCGCGGTGAAGCAGGCGCTCGATCCGCATCAGTTGTTCAACCCTGGCCGTCTGCTGCCATGA